The segment ttgccaaaaaaatttgccaaataataaaaaagtgtaTGGACAAACAAAATTTGCCAAGTTTTTTCCCAAGTTTTACTTGCAAAATTtatggccaaacgggccctaagtaATGTTATGTTTTGGACATCAATGATGTCTTTCTTAGCTTACACAAGTAATACGgcttgtttatgtattttttatcaACTTGAGGCTATGTGATTAATTTGAGAAATTCCAAGATTTAGTTTTATCTAGGGTTATGATCATTCTTATTTAAGGAAgaacaatttaaaagaaagaTTGAGGACATAACACCCCGCATCAATTTATGTCATAGTACCACTAGTCAAAAATCGATGACTTTGTTTAACAATAGAAGAATAAGGTGGTAAGTGGATAAATATATTTGTAGTATTAGAAAATAAGGTTAGAGGTCAAGGGGAACCTAGAGCAAAAGTTCTAGTTGACGGTTGTATATACTATATATGATCAAATGATGTGATTTAAGCAAGTGCAAGTTACTATTTACAAGGAATCGAGGCTCTTATACCTATCTGAGTCTAATTTTCaacaaatcaaatcatttaTTAATCTAAGTTTGGAGTAAAATATTATGATCAAGTGTTTTTCCCTCCGTAAAATGGTACAAATTCTGGTTATTTTTTTGTGCATAATAATACATTGCAGTATACTATATTAAATTGGTGCATTAAGATCACATTTTTATATTCCAAGAATGAgacaaaaaatcaaatcattcatTAATCCATAATAATGAATCTACATTTTAAATTGGTGCATAAAGATCACGTTCATCTTCAATTTTCATGTTGTGCAGTATACGACATGTAGTCATTATATCATGTATCAGAGTCTATATCcaaacaagaacaacaacaaatactTAAGAAAAGAAACTGATAATCACAACCGCAATCGCAATATCTGGATCATGTcctaattgttttttaaatagtgttaaatttgaaaatgacctaccaaattactaaattattattgtgataaattaataattgaaaaaaatatacaagtacTCCTTAGACATACTCTCTAAATATGAAGAATACACAGTGATCTGGAGATGAGTTgaagtgtttattttttattttactttttattttttatattttgagagtaaaatttttaaagaatgaaaaataaaataaaggtgAATCGGAAATGGTCCGAGAACATGTGGGAGAAAGAGGGAGGAAATGGACAAAAGAGCCTGCAAAAAGCCAGAgagttttattatatttttaaaaaataaaaataaataaaggtgTGAGTTAGAGTGATGCAGACAGCACATAACAGCAAATTTGGGATCCCAAATTActctataaatattttcttgattaaaacttttaagacatatatttttatttcaagttATTATATAGTATGGTTTTCGCAATAATCTTTCTATAGATACCAGAAAAGTATACAGTTGTGTTGATTAGGGACACCAATTCCTTCCATTTTAGAAtctttatttatgtttaattaatttgattttggtGTTGTGGAAGTGGACAAAAAACtgatttaattataattattagatGGGCaggaattaatattaataagtagtaataagtcaaaaacatgaaaaacatgtcCTATTCAAAAATAGTCTACTCCAAACTAGTCAATTCACACAATCGAAATATTATATGGCATAGTCGCATAAATAGGTTAAAAAGTTTTCTATTTAATGAATATTGCTCTAAGGTAAATTTATTGGTGAACAACTAAAGCTGGAAGTTCGGAGTCAAAAAAGCAATaagattgattaaaaaaatttaacaatttgAGAATGAAATGGAAAGTACATTGATATGTTGTTAACGGCGTCAAGTTACAGGATAAGGCACATGACATCATGTGTCTTATAAGAGGCGGTTGACTTAAAACGTTcacttttcattatttatataattattttaatattttagttaCGTTAACACTTGTCAAATTTCATTCTTGTAATTTACACCTTGTTTTGATCGTTGTGCTATATTATTAgtctaaatataaaatttgtttcaaTTGTTATTTATTTGTCAACTTCATTTATACCCACTTTATTTTGATGGTTGTACTGTATATTGTTAGCCTTGTAAAACACAAGTTGTCATGTGCCTTAATGAAGTCATGCGCCTTACCCCATAGATTGATGCATCCTTAAATTGTAAGGCACAAGCTGTCATGTGCTTGTAAGACAGATGATGTCATGCGCATTACTGATGTCGTTAACGACATATCAATAATTTTTCCACTTCTCTTGTTAGATTTTGGCTCCTCAAAATTAGGAAAATTTGTTTGGGCACAAATAGTTGAGATTTTGTCCTTGAATTGGTGCCAGTTCTGAGCATCAAAAGTTGTTGAGTTTTCTTTGTGTGCTCCTCCGAGTTTCGTTCAGACTTTTCACATAGGCTCTACCTCCCAAGTCCTCAATTTCCCTTCAAGTTTCTTGCATTGGATAATCATCAATCGAACATAACGATTAGAATAAAGAGtgatcataaaattaaataaacattcGAACAAATGAGCAAATAAACACATCCAAAATCACTGGGTTACTTGAAGTGAGAGGAATCAAGATTGAGTGattcttttatgattttgaacATGACTTGGGTGGTTGTAAAGACAAAATGTAGACTTGGAGTTTTGCTCATTCACGAACTTGTGTGGTATTGACAGTCTGCTTGGGGGATTAGGTCAAGGTGTAGTTTGCTTATTTTGTCAAGGTACAGGGTGTTGGCATGAGAAATGGAGAAAGAGGAATTTTGGTGTTGATAGAATAAGTGGTTTCAAAAAGTCTCTATGTGAAAGAGAGGTTTAGGATGTAAGAGTGATATAGCCTAAATGGTAACATAAGAAGGATGACTTGAGATAAGGTGTATGAGTCATGGTAACATCATTAGACAGTAAAATGGGTGATGTTAATGATTATATCTCCAAGTTTCATGTTTCTTTGACTATTTGCATGATATTATGACAAAACCAGCATGTAAGCTGGGCATCTCATTcctccattaatggaggttGAGCCATTGACAATAacgaatgaagaagaagaagaagaagcttcTTTAGAATTAGAATCCTTACTTTGATCAATgtaatgtgtgtgtatatatacacatcaaTGAACAACAAACTAACAAATTCAACAAACTAACAAAGTGTAAAAAATGTGACTCCTAACTAACTTTAACTAACTATAACTAACtataactaactaactaattagtAACTAACTCACTGCTTAAGCTACTAATTAACTAGGCTAGTTTTATCACCCCTCCTCAAGTTGGAAGTAAGCTGCTTACAGACAACTTGCTCAGTAAAGTAGTATGTTTGACCCCAGTTAAAGCCTTGGTGAAGACATCAGCTAGCTGAGAATCTGTTGAAATGTATTGGAGTGTGATCAGTCCTTCTTGTAGCTTTGTCCTGACGAAATGGCAATCAACTTCTATGTGTTTAGTTCGTTCATGAAATACTGGATTCCTACCAATGTGTACTGCTGCTTGGCTGTCACAAAACACATGTATTGGTAAGGACACTGTTATTGATAGTTCACCAAGTAACCTTTCCAGCCACACTACTTCTCCTACCACCTGTCTTATGGCTCTGTATTCAGCTTCTGCTGATGACAGTGACACTGTGTGTTGCTTCTTAGATTTCCAGCTGATAGGACTATCTCCCATGAGAACCAAATAACCACTCACAAACTTCCTTGAATCAGGACAAGAAGACCAATCTGAGTCACAATAGGCACTAATACTGACATCAGGtttattattgataaaaacTCCCAAAGTAGGATCATGTTGTAGATACCTGAGTACATGATAAGTTGCCTTTAGATGAGGCTCTCTAGGAGATTGCATGAATTGACTAAGATGCTGGACACTGTATGTTATATCCATTCTTGTATTAGCAAGAAAATTAAGCTTTCCCACTAATTTTCTGTAGTAAGTAGGATCTGATAGTAGTTTGCCTTCTGTGAGTCTCAGTTTTTCAGTAGGATCCAATGGTGAAGTGGTAGGCTTGTAGTGCATAGAATCAAATTCCTTCAAAAGATCAAGAGTGAACTTTCTTTGTGAAATGAGAACACCATCTTGTTTGTACAATATCTCTAATTCAAGTAAGTAGTGTAATCTGCCTAAGTCTTTTATTCTGAATTTCTCATGCAAGAAGAGCTTCAAAGACTAAATCTCCTTTATATCAGTGCCAGTTAGGATgatgtcatcaacatatacagCCACAAACACTAAAGATTTGCCATCTTTCTTGTAAAACAGTGAGTAATCACTGTCTGAATGAATGTAACCTTTTGAACAAAGACTATTGGCCAGCTTCTCATACCATTGTCTACTAGCTTGTTTTAAACCATATAGAGACTTCTTTAATTTGCAGACCATGTCACTACTATCCACTACTAGTCCTGGGGGTAAAGCCATATACACCTCTTCATGCAAATCACCATGTAGGAAGGCATTATTAACATCCAATTGAAACAAGTTCCAACCTTTCTTAACTGCCAGTGAAATGAGTGTTCTAACTGTAGTCATTTTAACCACAGGTGAGAAAGTTTCATTGTAGTCTATCCCAGCTTGTTAAGTATATCCTTTCACCACCAGTCTGGCCTTGTACCTCTCTATGCTCCCATCTGCCTTATGCTTGATCTTATACACCCATTTACATCCAATAAAACTGCtgactctcagaacaaagtgtGGAGAAACAGACATGATCAGGGTGATTTGTGAATGATGTGAGTGACTGCTGAGAATCACTGGCATTGTTTATAGGTGAAGGGAATTGTAGCTTAGGTAATGAATATGTGTAGTCTTTTAAGTACCTTGGAGGGTGACAAGATCTGGTTGTTCTTCTAGGTGTAAGGGATGCACTATCAAGAACAGGCACATTTGATTCTATAGGAGATGCTGTGGATTCAGTTATAggtgtaagaactgatagattTGGTTCAGTAGAGCATGTTGTAGGTTCAGTTATAGGTGTTTCTTCAGATATAAAATCTTGATCACAAGTGACTTCATCAAGTGTGTGGAGATTCAACATTTCATCATTAATAGAAGTAGTTGTTTTACTAGACATGCATGGCAACTTATCAGAATAATGAATAACCAATTGTAATACAGAATTAAAGTTGGAACCAGTAGGAGCAATAACAAAAGGAAGAACAGTTTCATAGAAAAGAACATCTCTAGACACATGAATTCTCTTGGTAGCCAAATTTAAGACCTTGTACCCTTTTGTATTAAAAGGATATCCAATGAAAATGTGAGGCACAGCCCTTGGTTCAAATTTGTCTTTATGAGTCTTTAAGGTGGTTGGAAAACAAAGGCATCCAAAATTTCTAAGATGAGAGTAGACTGGTTTCTTTTGATATAACAGTTCATATGGAGATTTTTCTTGAAGTAGTTTAGTAGGCAATCTATTGATCAAATAAGTGGCAGTCAGCACACATTCTCCCCAATATCTCATAGGCATTTTTGATTGAAATAACAGTGCCCTTGCTGTCTCAAGAAGGTATTTGTGTTTCCTTTCtactactccattttgttgtggtgtgtaAGGACATGTTTTCTGATGTATTATGCCTTTCTCTTGGAAGAAACATGTTGCCTCAGAACTTGAGAACTCTAAGCCATTATCAGACCTGATGGTTTTCAATCTAGTATGAAATTGATTTTCTATCAAAGATATGAAAGCTTTTATAGTATGTAGAGCATTACTTTTACACCTAAGAAGCTGTGTCCAAGTGGCTCTACTGTAGTCATCTACCATAGTTAAGAAGTAGTGATATCCATCATGTGTTGGTACATTATAAGGTCCCCATAAATCAACATGCAACAGTTCAAATATTGAACTAGTTGCAGTGACACTTTCTGGAAAAGACATTCTAGTTTGTCTAGCCATTGGACAAATTGTGCAAGTAAAAGGTTGTTTGTTAGAAAACTTTAAAGGAATAGtagatatatttttcatttttacaaaagGTACATGTCCTAATCTAGCATGCCATAAGAATTCATTGCCTTGACTGACAGAAAGATTAGCAGCTGAACTTGAGATGTGATCAATAGAACAGGCTTCTTTATTGATTATATGAGAAGGCTTTATACATGGTAATGAAGACCTTTTACATTAGTTAAGAAGAGAAACAGATTGACACCTTTGATGAGAAGTATCATTATCATTTGCAGATAGAATGTGACACTTtggacaaaaaaaatacaaaccaTTCTTTGCCTTACCAAGTGCCAGAGGGCTCTTCAGAGAAGGGCCCTGCAGTAAGCAAGAACCATTGTCAAAACAGACTACTCCTTTGAGTTGATTAGCTAAACAATAAACTGATTTTAAGTTGAACTTGAAGCTAGGTATGTACAACACTTTATACAGAATTAATGTTGAATTCAAACACACATCACCAATTTCAGTCACTTTAACTTTGTATCCATTTGGTAAGGTGATTATAAAAGGATAAGGTAGAGTCTTAAGGTTTGTGAGATTGTCTTTTGTGTAGGTCACATGGTGAGATGCCCCTGAATCAATGATCCAAGAGCCAGCAgtcaatttatcacatttacaTGACAAACCACCTATCTTACTGATGGAAGAGTAGCAAGCAAGTATACCTGCTAGGCTTGCAGCTCCATTGGCCATATTGTTTGAGTAGTCAGATTCATTCCCAACATGCAAGGTTCCAAGTAGATTGAGTAATTGTTCATATTGGCCCTTTGACAAATTCACTGGTACTTGTTTTCCCTGCTCAAAATTCTCTTCACACTGACTACTATCACCTTCAGAAGTGTGTACATTTGCTGCAGATCCTTTGCCTCTTCCTCTTGGATTTCTTATATTGGTTGGGTAACCATGGAGTTTGTAGCACCTGTCTTTGACATGTCCAGATCGTTTGCAATATTCACAAAACATGTTTGATCTATTTCCAGTATTAGAATTCCCCCTAAAAgcattattgttgttgtaaccAGTGTTGTTATAGTTCCCATTACCCCTACTTGTACTTCCTTTGTAAGAGCTAGAATtagttgcattattttgagAAGACATAGAGGCATTCAGTGAGGTAGACTCCAAAGCCATATGGTTTATAGGCTTCATCTCCCTTTGCCTTTCTTCCTGTGATAGAATAGCAAATGCTTGTGCCATTGTAGGCAAAATGGACATCATAAGAATGTTCCCTCGCACAGCAGTATACATTTCGTTTAGCCCCATTAGAAAATGTATAAGTCTTCTATCTTGTTCAGCCTTATACATTTTCACCTTTCCTCCACAAGTACACACACAACTACACTGTGAGTTTACATCAATTGCACTCATCTCCTCccataatttcttcatttttgtataGTAACCAGTGACATCTAAAGTACCTTGTACCAATTCATTTATCTCCTTCTGTAATTGATACAATTTGCATCCATTAGTTTGATCATATCGATCTTCCAATTCCTCCCACAGTTCCTTAGCATTATTCACATACTGCAGGCTATCTCGCAACTCTGGGGAGAGGGAATTTAGGATCCAGGATGTCACCATATCATCACATCTTTCCTACTGCATGAATGATGGATCCGTAAAGCTTGGCTTCACTATCTTGCTGTTAATAAAACCAGTTTTATTCTTAACAGACAAGGCTCTAAGAACTGCTCGTCTCCATGATCTATAGCTAGTTCCATTAAACACCACAGGGAGCAAAGTAGAAGCAACATTCTCAGATGGATGTAGATAGAAAGGACTGTTGAAATCTGGTCGCTTCAAAGAGTTATTGTTGTTCGCATCAGTTGAAATATCACCCATAGGAAACAGCTTTACAGAAACAGAGTGTAACAAATGGAAGTTGAATTAACAAGAAGCAGGCAAAGAAAAACCAGAGAGAAGAAGggaagaaaaatcaaatcaaaaaatcGACTTGAACAAAAGAGATCAATGAATTGATTAACAGCAAGATCAAGAGATCTAGTGTGAGcaaccttgctctgataccatgacaAAACCAGCATGTAAGCTGGGCATCTCATTcctccattaatggaggttGAGCCATTGACAATAacgaatgaagaagaagaagaagaagcttcTTTAGAATTAGAATCCTTACTTTGATCAATgtaatgtgtgtgtatatatacacatcaaTGAACAACAAACTAACAGATTCAACAAACTAACAAAGTGTAAAAAATGTGACTCCTAACTAACTTTAACTAACtataactaactaactaattagtAACTAACTCACTGCTTAAGCTACTAATTAACTAGGCTAGTTTTATCATATTAGATATGGTGAATTTGGGTCGATCGATTATGCTTACCAGTACGTGTTGTTGTAATGATGATACTCTCGCTATGTCACTTGACACAATCTGATTGCAAGATCAATAATGTTTCTTTTGTGAAGACGAAGGTGTGCTCCAACAGCTTCTACCTATCTTTCTTTTTGGTGGGAACTGTCTTATTATTTTAAGCCTTTCAATCTTTTGGGGAGGGTTCAATGTAtttcttgataaaaatattCTATGCCCTTTTACTTGGTTTCATCTCACATTTATGCCCTCCAATTTTTGGATATGTATAATTAAGCACTTTAACTTGTataagattgaagaagaagatgcacgcatatatgacataatacatatacgACGCCATGTATGTAGGACACAAAATATCCATGTAGGATGCTACGTAAGATGAATGTGtctattttgttcaattttatacaaaagtTAAAGGACATATTCATGTATTATGTCTAAGTAAAAAGTAAATAGACCCTACTTAGACTATCAAATTTTGCCAGAGCCTACCCCAGCCAATCAACATGAGACAAAGAATTGAAGCTCTCTCTAGAAAAGAGCTTGCAATTTAGTTGGATGAATTTAAGAGGTATGCACTTCCATTTCGAACTAAAAAGGAcaaataagaatgaaaaaaataaataaattagagcAACTTTAATTAATGGTCATTGACTGTCCAGTAGATGTGAAGTTGTTTGATTGTAGTGGCCATAACTTAATTGCAGGAGTTGGCCATCTTTTAATTGAATGCTTCAAACGAGGATGCAGCAATTAGTTTGAGATGTGCACTTCATCTACTAAGATATCGATTTATATATAGTTTTGTCAAAatcacttttcttttctttattttatttgaacttttgGGGAAGGGGTTGGATGAAATTAGTGGGCGTTTGAACatgttatattataaaatttgaaagaaaaaaatagtttgttttttaaagtgaaaatgctattcaaataattatttttgtgctAGGCTATGACAAATTGGggctatttttattttttggaagtGACCACAATTTGtttgggaaaaaaaaaagagatggcCAATTCGAAAATTTAAGAGGCAAACGTGAACATTTCCTAGCAAGATTGGAttcaaaagtttttcttttagttaCATTAGAAAATATGGGTTCCTATTAGTATATATCCTAAAGTTTGCTATTGCATTTCTCCCCATGTTTAACaacataaagaatattttttgctttttttaaaaaattgattgtgTCAACTATTATACTCTTAATTGGTAAACATTAACATGCATTAGAAAAACTgcaaagtaaaatttaaaaagacgGTAAGGATGAACAGAGTCCGAAACTCAAAGGGTacaaaatttttacaaaaattctaaaacggtatataaaattttatattaatcaaaacggtaaaatcgctgcagGGGCAGCGACTTacaaagtaaaatcgctgctgaggcagcgattttgcaaaatttattgGGTAGcgatttcaaaaattttcttcttacaaatcggatttcacattattttttatttatatttttttttaaataagctATATCGCTGCCAGTCCAGCGatttataaagaaatttttttaaaaaaaaaaatcgctgccagtgcagcgatttataaaaaaaaaaatattacttggTTACTTTCAAATTGatacacctattaagaaaataattattaatagagTGAGTAtacattttacccctattaattatgaaatagaagaattaaaaatttaagattttcaaaaagttctatctttttcaaaataattaattgaggatataaatattgttctttttttatttgtcaaaattaACGAGTAATTGGGGAGaactataaaaagaaaaaatgaacaaataattgaagacaaaaaagtataatatatccattttattataaaatcaaactcGTAATAGAATAAGTATAAAGGAAGAAGATAAGAGAAGTAGATGTAGGATAAGACTTTCTTCTTCAAGTGTATATAAGtctcatatgtatatcatacaatagtggatgaacaaccctatttataggttgagaaatcactccaaaagtcaccatattaagtatcataataaatagatacattcttatccaaaaaggttcatcaaacctagtgaatatggatagttgttcatgtactaactttatggactatccgcTCTGAATGGATTTATagcactcccccttggatgtctaTAGATAATATGCCTCGTTAAAatcttactaggaaaaacccattaggaaaaaattctagtgaaggaaaaagagtacacatatcttttgatacgcactatttgttgcctcattaaaaaccttgcaaGGAAAAcacagtgggacaaaacctcgatcaaggaaaaaaagagtacaacgcgtattatactccccctaatcaaaacatcacttaatttcttgcaatgatgtctccaatcttcgtacattgtggttggtatattctttttcaaagaaaaaccacacattttcTGAATATGGTGTGttatttatctcaaccagacgcactctcgacttgcttcatggagggcttttatttctgcatagcaacatttgcttcattgatcacCAGGATATTATTGTACCTCCATATGCAAAAACATAGCGTGTTTGAGACCGTGCTTTATACGgataagataaatattttgcatctgcgtaaccaatcacTCTGACTTGAATTCTTCGAAATAGAATAAACTCATGTCTATGGTCCTTCAAAGATATTCAAGTATATACTTatcaccatttcaatgtccttttgttGGGGAGGAACCGAATTTatcagtaaatttactgcaaaacagtCATCTGGTCGAGTATTGTTAGCAAGATGCATTAGTACCCTGATTGCACTAAGATATAGAGTCATCATCAAGAAGCTCTTCATCCTTCTCTTGAGATCAaaatgaatcatcatttatttcaaGCGATCTTATAATCATTGGGATACTTAATGAatgtgatttatccatataaaaatcGCATCAAAGCTTTTCTGTGTATGTTGATTGatggacaaatatttcatttgtcaatttatcaatctgtaggtcaagacaacATTCTGTCTCACAAAGACCTTTTCACCCTTTCAAACACTCAACAGCTTTTGAAAGCTCTTTAAGAGTGCTAATGATGTTTAAGTCATccaaatacacaactataataataaattcagATCCTGaccttttcataatttatagtctcaatatttcttttcaattcattCGAAACTTAAAAgatttcttttgagacttactacaaccgtACTCCAATATTATTTCTCTGGCAATATCACAATTCATTAGAGCTTGccattaattttgtgtactatcatatattgcatgacaccatccctatggtgagcatctccttcaaggaggaaattatattactgttgtcatggtcaaaatcattacgagcaagacatgtttcttgctttacttttgttgtatcataggtacacaaccaatgacaaatttgtattacCACACTATAATGACCACaacccttataggcaagaactatttctttcttttgccctttcgaTAGTTCAaaataaacataccatagtgaCGCATAAACGTACAATACCATTAACCATTTCTaccaaataaaatttgtttcctCTCAAACCTCCCGTAGAGGTGAGTTTtggcatatatcatttttttcaaacctccatagaggtgagttgtgacATATATTCAACCTATAATGTTTTATCACATCttgacccattctcttatagaatggtcgagcattcacgatactcattAGAAGTCatattctcttcaaggaatgaaCTAATcattaatatgtattataagtacattgtcatggttttaaaattcatcatattttcataacacacctcaacatcactttgaaagatcaaatGTActatcactttatcttcttgtctcttgatggaggatttataaacttctCAAATTATTAGGTTTACAACATTCATAAGTCCAATGACATTTCAtatcattttgataataaaaattgccttcacattttgaagaaCCCATAGTCttcttccttttataattaccacaatgatgactactATAATTCCATCCCTCCATGCCCTTTTTCATATCGTTaatcatttgtcatctttcGGACAAATTATTtattgctaccacattcatacgatagaatggagcaagtcaacatcagatttcaaagttatcatatgttgctaccacaGTATTTTCAAgaaatggagcaaattcaatggGACAAATTTCAAggcttttcatcaaaaatatattatttttcctagtcatcattttatcatcgctatgatgcattgactcaaactcaatgtcttacccatataaggcgtgttacgccataattctatgggacttgaacccaatcacggtgcatcaaaactcaaattgatgtcttacccttttggtgcgatagaacttgaatctatcgtcttatcctcaaatatttttcattatggtgcatccggactttaacctgatgtcttacccttttggtgcgatgaaacttgaatccatcgtcttacccttaaccaacggtataatagaccgaagtacaacatgacttaccctttgagtctttcaaaacaatcaaaataatattcaaactcatgctatttaaattttataccttcttccatttaagaagttttgtataacatgtcatattcaaccaatagttGTATATGCCTTTGGAtcctgataattgttagtgactgaatactattttattctaaatcataaaatattttagaaaatacatacctgatcTTATGCAAATAATACCTTGATtctcataacgagatcaaccaaaacatgagttaaagaaaaactaaaactcacTCTCAATTGgttagagactcgtgctgataacgtgttataaaatttaagctcagaataatataaa is part of the Solanum pennellii chromosome 8, SPENNV200 genome and harbors:
- the LOC107028303 gene encoding uncharacterized protein LOC107028303; this translates as MFCEYCKRSGHVKDRCYKLHGYPTNIRNPRGRGKGSAANVHTSEGDSSQCEENFEQGKQVPVNLSKGQYEQLLNLLGTLHVGNESDYSNNMANGAASLAGPFSEEPSGTW